From Magnolia sinica isolate HGM2019 chromosome 13, MsV1, whole genome shotgun sequence, one genomic window encodes:
- the LOC131222600 gene encoding uncharacterized protein LOC131222600 isoform X1 produces the protein MDWSPRSVIWLRDLTQHLMARADDSHAPLLSAFPQAPLSFKRIHGMSSPDALNQHHFARYMHRRSRRPLTSFLPREDCMYSRVLTGSSFLMRKSTTTSISSFQIEFATIIFYHLQGAQNPSNEQRIRDLHMRAPEEAV, from the exons ATGGATTG GTCTCCCCGTTCTGTCATCTGGTTGCGGGACTTAACCCAACACCTTATGGCACGAGCTGATGACAGCCACGCACCACTTTTGTCCGCGTTCCCGCAGGCACCCCTCTCTTTCAAGAGGATTCACGGCATGTCAAGCCCTG ATGCTCTAAATCAACATCATTTTGCAAGATACATGCACAGAAGGAGCAGACGACCTTTAACATCCTTTCTGCCTAGAGAGGATTGCATGTATTCAAGAGTCCTGACAGGCAGCAGCTTCCTGATGAG GAAATCAACCACAACCAGTATTTCTAGTTTTCAAATTGAGTTTGCTACTATTATCTTCTACCACTTACAAG GTGCACAAAACCCTTCAAATGAGCAAAGAATCAGGGATCTTCACATGAG GGCTCCAGAAGAAGCTGTTTGA
- the LOC131222600 gene encoding uncharacterized protein LOC131222600 isoform X3: protein MTTIEGSVATIYFHVARAPGNRIMGYNALNQHHFARYMHRRSRRPLTSFLPREDCMYSRVLTGSSFLMRKSTTTSISSFQIEFATIIFYHLQGAQNPSNEQRIRDLHMRAPEEAV, encoded by the exons ATGACCACGATCGAAGGTTCTGTTGCAACTATCTATTTTCACGTTGCCAGAGCTCCTGGAAATCGAATTATGGGATACA ATGCTCTAAATCAACATCATTTTGCAAGATACATGCACAGAAGGAGCAGACGACCTTTAACATCCTTTCTGCCTAGAGAGGATTGCATGTATTCAAGAGTCCTGACAGGCAGCAGCTTCCTGATGAG GAAATCAACCACAACCAGTATTTCTAGTTTTCAAATTGAGTTTGCTACTATTATCTTCTACCACTTACAAG GTGCACAAAACCCTTCAAATGAGCAAAGAATCAGGGATCTTCACATGAG GGCTCCAGAAGAAGCTGTTTGA
- the LOC131222602 gene encoding uncharacterized protein LOC131222602 produces MDLLKRELQKKRQALQEEGFSGKKFFKRSELEQKKIQKLRQEEIQELQSKSLKNPNPNPISTSQNPNATSSLASSKPSSSSSKIIESTPEEQKIDALDLPRAEVIRRLRFLKQPITLFGEDDVARLDRLKLHLKAGILDVDSDMTEGQTNDFLRDISELRKRQRTGILHDRKRKVKETADAGEDADGGGGGGGDDDLSGDGGSSGVDADKDLKQMKANFEELCDEDKILVFFKRLLNEWNQELQDMQEAEKRTAKGKSMVATFKQCARYLNPLFKFCRKKVLPDDIRQALLVVVECCMKRDYLAAMDQYIKMAIGNAPWPIGVTMVGIHERSAREKIYTNSVAHIMNDETTRKYLQSVKRLMTLCQRRYPAMPSKAVEFNSLANGSDLQSLLSEEKGVGGNQASEERLRLMPMPNENQSS; encoded by the exons ATGGATCTCCTGAAACGAGAGCTGCAGAAGAAGCGGCAGGCGCTCCAAGAAGAAGGCTTCTCTGGCAAGAAATTCTTCAAACGCTCCGAACTCGAACAGAAGAAAATCCAGAAGCTTCGCCAGGAAGAAATCCAAGAGCTGCAATCCAAATCCctaaaaaaccctaaccctaaccctatctCCACCTCTCAAAACCCTAACGCTACCTCCTCACTCGCATCCTCCAAACCCTCCTCTTCATCCTCCAAAATCATAGAATCCACCCCCGAGGAGCAGAAGATCGATGCCCTCGATCTCCCCCGGGCCGAGGTCATCCGCCGCCTCCGCTTCCTCAAGCAGCCTATCACGCTCTTCGGCGAGGACGATGTCGCCCGCCTCGACCGTCTCAAGCTCCACCTCAAAGCCGGGATCCTCGACGTTGACAGTGATATGACTGAGGGGCAGACGAACGACTTCCTCCGCGACATCTCGGAGCTTCGGAAGCGGCAGAGGACTGGGATCTTGCATGACCGGAAGCGGAAGGTGAAGGAGACGGCGGATGCGGGGGAGGATGCGGATGGCGGCGGCGGGGGAGGGGGGGATGACGATCTGAGCGGGGATGGCGGGTCATCGGGGGTGGACGCTGATAAGGATCTGAAGCAGATGAAGGCGAATTTCGAGGAGTTGTGTGATGAGGACAAGATTCTTGTGTTTTTCAAGAGGCTTTTAAATGAGTGGAATCAGGAACTTCAGGATATGCAAGAGGCGGAGAAGAGGACTGCAAAGGGGAAGTCAATGGTGGCAACGTTCAAGCAGTGTGCCCGGTATCTGAATCCTCTGTTTAAGTTCTGCAGGAAGAAG GTTCTTCCGGATGATATCCGTCAAGCTTTGCTGGTGGTTGTTGAGTGCTGCATGAAACGAGATTACTTGGCTGCGATGGACCAGTACATCAAGATGGCCATTGGAAACGCGCcctggcccattggtgtgaccatGGTTGGCATCCACGAGCGTTCTGCACGTGAGAAGATCTACactaacagtgtggcccacatcatgaacGATGAGACAACTCGTAAATACTTGCAGTCTGTGAAGAGGCTGATGACGCTCTGTCAGCGGCGGTATCCGGCCATGCCATCCAAGGCAGTGGAATTCAACAGCCTAGCGAATGGGAGCGACTTACAGTCACTTCTATCAGAAGAAAAAGGCGTTGGTGGGAATCAGGCCTCAGAGGAAAGACTGCGGTTAATGCCCATGCCAAACGAGAACCAATCATCCTAA
- the LOC131222600 gene encoding uncharacterized protein LOC131222600 isoform X2 has product MARADDSHAPLLSAFPQAPLSFKRIHGMSSPDALNQHHFARYMHRRSRRPLTSFLPREDCMYSRVLTGSSFLMRKSTTTSISSFQIEFATIIFYHLQGAQNPSNEQRIRDLHMRAPEEAV; this is encoded by the exons ATGGCACGAGCTGATGACAGCCACGCACCACTTTTGTCCGCGTTCCCGCAGGCACCCCTCTCTTTCAAGAGGATTCACGGCATGTCAAGCCCTG ATGCTCTAAATCAACATCATTTTGCAAGATACATGCACAGAAGGAGCAGACGACCTTTAACATCCTTTCTGCCTAGAGAGGATTGCATGTATTCAAGAGTCCTGACAGGCAGCAGCTTCCTGATGAG GAAATCAACCACAACCAGTATTTCTAGTTTTCAAATTGAGTTTGCTACTATTATCTTCTACCACTTACAAG GTGCACAAAACCCTTCAAATGAGCAAAGAATCAGGGATCTTCACATGAG GGCTCCAGAAGAAGCTGTTTGA